In one window of Lemur catta isolate mLemCat1 chromosome 25, mLemCat1.pri, whole genome shotgun sequence DNA:
- the ITPKB gene encoding inositol-trisphosphate 3-kinase B isoform X4: MAVFCCALSSLVIMNREAKSGGGPGPSGSETPPPPGSPGSVFSPGRGVSFLFPPAESLSPEEPQSPGGWRSSRRRLNSSSGSGGSSGGSSSGGSPSWAGRLRGDRQQVVAAGALSPPGPEEAQRKLRILQRELQNVQVNQKVGMFEAHIQAQSSAGQAPRSPRLGRARSPSQCPFRSSSQPPGKVLAQCARSEERRTKSWGEQCPETSKADSGRREGPSPSPSQDTEGVARLPGRADPAGSGTQSPAALVRTEKVVPASPPWGSPPAMEIDERVSLSGTQSCPAPSLGPVAASIVVDTEVAAGATSSGPHGPQDPALAERSARAREPEDPHPWEAPVVRPGQFLDSEPSPAPGRGGPRGCEPPAPVGKGTLPCAVPASRAPEAGAKPEDTTPSVQSSEPLDTPSWSRDLRAVGPGEARSGALVGGSPRQPSDRAEEGSPTLGLLGGSRSAQLGTREVAAGVPPGRMLEPLPCREAVKVLKEPQDLPGDRTGAQPGGARAWQGPAEEAGLAWTRGTGVQSEGTWESQRQDTDTRPSRELLPPDEKDRPVLREACSPGTIPAVVITEVGAQEHGGLGEVQGSPLGSLPLRKLSSSSASSTGFSSSYEDSEEDISSDPERTLDPNSAFLHTLDQQKPRVALGRVRKLLPPFSWRWILP, from the coding sequence ATGGCCGTGTTCTGCTGTGCGCTCAGTAGCCTGGTGATCATGAACCGCGAGGCCAAGAGCGGCGGCGGCCCCGGGCCCAGCGGCAGCGAGACGCCCCCGCCCCCGGGGAGCCCCGGCAGCGTTTTCAGCCCCGGGAGAGGcgtctccttcctcttccccccagCCGAGTCGCTGTCCCCCGAGGAGCCCCAGAGCCCCGGGGGCTGGCGGAGCAGCCGGCGCAGGCTGaacagcagcagcggcagcggcggcagcagcggcggcagcagcagcgggGGCAGCCCGAGCTGGGCTGGCCGCCTGCGAGGGGACAGGCAGCAGGTGGTGGCCGCAGGCGCCCTCTCCCCGCCGGGCCCGGAGGAGGCCCAGAGGAAGCTGCGGATCCTGCAGCGAGAGTTGCAGAACGTGCAggtgaaccagaaagtgggcatGTTCGAGGCGCACATCCAGGCGCAGAGCTCCGCCGGTCAGGCGCCCCGCAGCCCGCGCTTGGGGAGGGCCCGCTCGCCCTCCCAGTGTCCCTTCCGCAGCAGCAGCCAGCCCCCTGGAAAGGTCCTGGCTCAGTGCGCCCGGAGCGAGGAACGGAGGACAAAGTCCTGGGGGGAGCAATGTCCGGAGACGTCAAAGGCCGActctgggaggagagaagggcCCAGCCCGAGCCCCTCGCAGGACACGGAGGGAGTGGCCCGTCTCCCAGGCCGGGCTGACCCGGCAGGATCAGGGACGCAGAGTCCAGCCGCTTTGGTGAGGACGGAGAAGGTTGTtcctgccagccctccctggggcTCGCCCCCAGCTATGGAAATTGACGAAAGGGTGTCTCTTTCGGGAACTCAGAGCTGCCCGGCTCCCTCATTGGGGCCTGTCGCAGCTAGCATAGTGGTGGACACAGAAGTGGCAGCGGGAGCCACATCCTCTGGGCCACACGGTCCACAGGATCCCGCCCTCGCTGAGCGGTCGGCGAGGGCCCGCGAGCCTGAGGATCCGCACCCCTGGGAGGCCCCGGTGGTGAGGCCGGGGCAGTTTCTGGACAGTGAGCcgagcccagccccaggcaggggcGGGCCCCGTGGCTGCGAGCCCCCTGCGCCGGTGGGGAAAGGAACTCTGCCCTGCGCTGTGCCGGCCTCCAGGGCGCCTGAAGCGGGTGCAAAGCCAGAGGACACGACGCCGAGTGTGCAGAGCTCGGAGCCCCTTGATACCCCGAGCTGGTCCAGAGACTTGCGCGCAGTGGGCCCCGGGGAGGCCCGAAGTGGGGCCCTGGTGGGCGGAAGCCCCCGGCAGCCCTCGGACCGAGCGGAGGAAGGGTCTCCAACGCTGGGCTTGCTCGGGGGCAGCCGATCAGCGCAGCTGGGGACTAGAGAGGTGGCGGCGGGAGTTCCTCCTGGCAGGATGCTGGAGCCTTTGCCTTGTCGGGAAGCGGTGAAAGTTCTGAAAGAACCTCAGGACCTTCCTGGAGACAGGACGGGTGCGCAGCCTGGGGGCGCCCGGGCCTGGCAGGGCCCCGCGGAGGAAGCCGGTTTGGCCTGGACGCGTGGCACGGGGGTACAGTCGGAGGGGACTTGGGAAAGCCAGCGGCAGGACACAGACACCCGCCCCAGTCGGGAGCTGCTGCCCCCAGATGAGAAGGACAGGCCTGTGCTGAGAGAGGCCTGCAGCCCCGGCACCATCCCCGCCGTGGTCATCACAGAGGTGGGCGCGCAGGAGCACGGCGGCCTGGGGGAGGTGCAGGGAAGCCCCCTGGGCAGCCTGCCCCTCCGGAAACTGtcctcctcctcggcctcctccACCGGCTTCTCCTCGTCCTACGAGGACTCGGAGGAGGACATCTCCAGTGATCCCGAGCGTACCCTGGACCCCAACTCGGCCTTCCTGCATACCCTGGACCAGCAGAAGCCCAGAGTG
- the ITPKB gene encoding inositol-trisphosphate 3-kinase B isoform X3, with product MAVFCCALSSLVIMNREAKSGGGPGPSGSETPPPPGSPGSVFSPGRGVSFLFPPAESLSPEEPQSPGGWRSSRRRLNSSSGSGGSSGGSSSGGSPSWAGRLRGDRQQVVAAGALSPPGPEEAQRKLRILQRELQNVQVNQKVGMFEAHIQAQSSAGQAPRSPRLGRARSPSQCPFRSSSQPPGKVLAQCARSEERRTKSWGEQCPETSKADSGRREGPSPSPSQDTEGVARLPGRADPAGSGTQSPAALVRTEKVVPASPPWGSPPAMEIDERVSLSGTQSCPAPSLGPVAASIVVDTEVAAGATSSGPHGPQDPALAERSARAREPEDPHPWEAPVVRPGQFLDSEPSPAPGRGGPRGCEPPAPVGKGTLPCAVPASRAPEAGAKPEDTTPSVQSSEPLDTPSWSRDLRAVGPGEARSGALVGGSPRQPSDRAEEGSPTLGLLGGSRSAQLGTREVAAGVPPGRMLEPLPCREAVKVLKEPQDLPGDRTGAQPGGARAWQGPAEEAGLAWTRGTGVQSEGTWESQRQDTDTRPSRELLPPDEKDRPVLREACSPGTIPAVVITEVGAQEHGGLGEVQGSPLGSLPLRKLSSSSASSTGFSSSYEDSEEDISSDPERTLDPNSAFLHTLDQQKPRVYHVVVFCILESEERNSEKS from the coding sequence ATGGCCGTGTTCTGCTGTGCGCTCAGTAGCCTGGTGATCATGAACCGCGAGGCCAAGAGCGGCGGCGGCCCCGGGCCCAGCGGCAGCGAGACGCCCCCGCCCCCGGGGAGCCCCGGCAGCGTTTTCAGCCCCGGGAGAGGcgtctccttcctcttccccccagCCGAGTCGCTGTCCCCCGAGGAGCCCCAGAGCCCCGGGGGCTGGCGGAGCAGCCGGCGCAGGCTGaacagcagcagcggcagcggcggcagcagcggcggcagcagcagcgggGGCAGCCCGAGCTGGGCTGGCCGCCTGCGAGGGGACAGGCAGCAGGTGGTGGCCGCAGGCGCCCTCTCCCCGCCGGGCCCGGAGGAGGCCCAGAGGAAGCTGCGGATCCTGCAGCGAGAGTTGCAGAACGTGCAggtgaaccagaaagtgggcatGTTCGAGGCGCACATCCAGGCGCAGAGCTCCGCCGGTCAGGCGCCCCGCAGCCCGCGCTTGGGGAGGGCCCGCTCGCCCTCCCAGTGTCCCTTCCGCAGCAGCAGCCAGCCCCCTGGAAAGGTCCTGGCTCAGTGCGCCCGGAGCGAGGAACGGAGGACAAAGTCCTGGGGGGAGCAATGTCCGGAGACGTCAAAGGCCGActctgggaggagagaagggcCCAGCCCGAGCCCCTCGCAGGACACGGAGGGAGTGGCCCGTCTCCCAGGCCGGGCTGACCCGGCAGGATCAGGGACGCAGAGTCCAGCCGCTTTGGTGAGGACGGAGAAGGTTGTtcctgccagccctccctggggcTCGCCCCCAGCTATGGAAATTGACGAAAGGGTGTCTCTTTCGGGAACTCAGAGCTGCCCGGCTCCCTCATTGGGGCCTGTCGCAGCTAGCATAGTGGTGGACACAGAAGTGGCAGCGGGAGCCACATCCTCTGGGCCACACGGTCCACAGGATCCCGCCCTCGCTGAGCGGTCGGCGAGGGCCCGCGAGCCTGAGGATCCGCACCCCTGGGAGGCCCCGGTGGTGAGGCCGGGGCAGTTTCTGGACAGTGAGCcgagcccagccccaggcaggggcGGGCCCCGTGGCTGCGAGCCCCCTGCGCCGGTGGGGAAAGGAACTCTGCCCTGCGCTGTGCCGGCCTCCAGGGCGCCTGAAGCGGGTGCAAAGCCAGAGGACACGACGCCGAGTGTGCAGAGCTCGGAGCCCCTTGATACCCCGAGCTGGTCCAGAGACTTGCGCGCAGTGGGCCCCGGGGAGGCCCGAAGTGGGGCCCTGGTGGGCGGAAGCCCCCGGCAGCCCTCGGACCGAGCGGAGGAAGGGTCTCCAACGCTGGGCTTGCTCGGGGGCAGCCGATCAGCGCAGCTGGGGACTAGAGAGGTGGCGGCGGGAGTTCCTCCTGGCAGGATGCTGGAGCCTTTGCCTTGTCGGGAAGCGGTGAAAGTTCTGAAAGAACCTCAGGACCTTCCTGGAGACAGGACGGGTGCGCAGCCTGGGGGCGCCCGGGCCTGGCAGGGCCCCGCGGAGGAAGCCGGTTTGGCCTGGACGCGTGGCACGGGGGTACAGTCGGAGGGGACTTGGGAAAGCCAGCGGCAGGACACAGACACCCGCCCCAGTCGGGAGCTGCTGCCCCCAGATGAGAAGGACAGGCCTGTGCTGAGAGAGGCCTGCAGCCCCGGCACCATCCCCGCCGTGGTCATCACAGAGGTGGGCGCGCAGGAGCACGGCGGCCTGGGGGAGGTGCAGGGAAGCCCCCTGGGCAGCCTGCCCCTCCGGAAACTGtcctcctcctcggcctcctccACCGGCTTCTCCTCGTCCTACGAGGACTCGGAGGAGGACATCTCCAGTGATCCCGAGCGTACCCTGGACCCCAACTCGGCCTTCCTGCATACCCTGGACCAGCAGAAGCCCAGAGTG